The nucleotide sequence CTGGTGTGGTTGAGCAGCTGGCGGACGGTGATCCTGCGGCCGTCGTGACCGTTGCCCCGGACGACACCGGGCAGCCACTTCTCGACCGGGTCGTCGAGGTCGATGCGGTGCTCCGCCTGGAGCTGGAGCAGGACGGTGGCGGTGAAGGTCTTGGTGATGGAGCCGACGCGGAAGCGGTCGTGGCCCCGGCGCTCGCCGGCCGTGCCGGTCCAGGTGCCCCGCCCGTCCTTCGCCTGGGCGACGGCACCGGGCACCCCGGCCTCGACGGCGGCCCGGAGCGCCTCCTGGGCGGCCGCGTGGTCGCCCTTCGCCGGGGCGGGGGCCGCCAGGGCGGGAGTGGCGAGCGCGGTGGCGGTGAGCCCCGCGACCAGGGCGGCGGCGAGGACGGTGCGGGTCGTGCGGACGACTGACATGGCGGGCTCCCCTGAGCGTCTTCGGCGGTGCGTGTACCGCGGTCGGCGGGGAGGACCACGGGGGCCGGGGGACGGTTGAGCGGGGTGGGGCCGGTTGAGCGGTTTTCGGCCGATCGTCAGCTGTTCGCCGGATCGGCGAGCCGGGAGCGTCCGACGGGGGGCCGCTCGCGCCACAGGTCGAGGCCGATGTCGACGAGTCCGACCCGGGTCAGACCGGGTACGTCCGCCAGCGGGTGCCAGGCGGCGAGGTCGGTCGAGCCACCGGTCTCGTTGCGCAGCTCACCCCCGGTGACCTGCACCTCGTAGATGATCCGCAGCCCCTGGAAGTCGCCGGGGGCGGCGAGGCGGCGCAGCCAGGAGCGGCGGATCGAGTCGATGCCCAGGAGGGCGGTGGGCTCGGCGACATAGCCCGTCTCCTCCTCCACCTCGCGGACCACGGTCCGCACCGGTTCCTCGCCGTGGTCCATGCCGCCGCCCGGCAGGGTCCACCGCTTGGTGCCGTCGCTCGCCACCCAGCGGGCGAGGAGCAGCTGTCCGTCCCGTACGCACACGGCGTAGGCCGCCACCCGCAACTCCTGCTTCATGCACCGAGGTTAGAACCAGTACACGGGGTACGTCCGGCCGGTGGCGCGAGCCGAGCCGAGACCGACGGCCACGAGGAGGAGGCAGGCGAGGGCGAGAAGGCCGAGAAACGACCAGAAGGGCGGGGACTGGAGGGCGACGATCACGGCGGTGGCCGCGGCGGGCGAGTGCGGGGTGCGGGCCAGCATCATCACGCCCAGCGCGAGTCCGCCCGCGACGGCGGCGGCCCACAGGCCGGGGCTCGCCACGGTGAGCACCGCGAAGCCGGTCAGGGCGGAGAGCAGCTGCCCGCCGACGACCGAACGCGGCTGGGACAGCGGCAGGTCGGGGGCGCCGGCGACCAGGGCCATGCTCGCGGCGAGCGGCGGGATGAGCAGCGGCTGGTCGAGCACGGTCCCGACGGCGACCAGGAGCAGCAGCGCGGCGACGCTCCCCGCGGTGGAGAGCAGCAGCACGCGGGGCCGGGGCCGCGGGGGCGGCCCGGGCCGCCGGGCGGCGGGGACGGGGGCGGGGGCCGGGATGGTGGGCAGGGTCGCGTCGGGGGCCGGGGTAATGGTCACGGAGCGGTCCTCGGGGTCGATGGGGTACGGGGCCGGGTCAGGGTGTGGGTGGGTTGGCCGGGGAGTACTCCGGGGGCGACCAGCGCAGGGGGCTGCCGGACGGGGTCTCGGCGGTGCGCTCGACGCGGAAGCGGACCACGCGCCCCTCGGGGCCGTACTCGGTGTGCGCGAGCCCGCTGAGCTGTAGGGTCGTCCCCGTCTCCCAGTCGAGGAACAGCAGGCCCGCCCGGCCGTCCGCCTCCAGGTTCCCCAGGGTCAGGAACATCGCGTTGCCCGGGTAGTCCCGCCAGCTGAGCTCCCTCGGCGCGTCCACCCGGACGAAGCCGGGGTTGCCGCCGCGATGGCTGGTGTCCACGCCGTCCGGCGCGACCGTGGCCACGAAGAAGGTGTCGGCGGCACGGACGCGGCGCACCTGGTCGGGGCTCAGCACCTCGCCGTACCGCACGGCACCGCTCTCGGAGCGGCCGGCTTCGGAGCCGTACCACTCCCGCTTCTGGAGGTATTTCGGGCAGTTGGAGAAGACCTGCTCGGCCTCGATCGTGAACCCGCGCGCGCTGGGGCGGACGGTGCCGTTGAGTCGCATGCGGCGGCGGGTGCGGGGGTCGAGGGCGAGGGTCCCGACGGGGGTGCCCTCGGGGGTGATCACCCCCGCGAGCGGGTCGTGGGCGGGGATGCCGCCGGCCACGGAGACGGTGTGCGGGCCCGTGGCGCGGGCGAAGCCGGGCGTGCCCGTGAGGAGGCTGCTCCACACCCGGCCCGCGCGGTCCGCCGCGCCGACCATCAGCATGGGCTGAGCCTCCAGGAACGCGGCGGCGACGGGGCGGATGCCGGGGGTGATGGAGCGGCCCACGTGGGCGGCGAGGTCCGCGACGCCGACGCGGGCCTGGACGGTTCGGGAGCCCTGGTGGTAGGCGGGCGTCTCCACGGGGCCGGGGGTCTGGGCGCCGCGCATGGGGTCCTCCTCGGAGTGCGGGTCGGGTGCCGGGTCTAGAAGAAGCCGCAGGTGGGGGCCGTGGCGTTCGGGGCCTCCGCGTCCTGGGCCCCCTGGGGGACCGAGATCTCCAGGCGGGTGCCGTCCGGGTCGTGGAAGAAGATGCCGCCCGAGGCGGCGCCCTCGCGGTGGGCCACGACGCCCTCGTACGCGAAGGTCGCGCCGCGGGCGGTCAGCGCGGCCTCCGCGGCGCGGACGTGGTCGAGGGAGGCGGCCTCGAAGGCCAGGTGGTGGAGGCCGGCGCGGGCGGGGGCGTAGGCCTCGCCGGCCTGCTCCCAGAGCGTGAGGACCAGGCGGTCGTCCTGGCCGAGGAAGGCGAAGCGGCTCTCGCCCTCGGCGCCCTTGCCGAGCGTCTCGAAGCCGAGGACGTCCCCGTAGAAGGCGAGGGAGCGGTCGAGGTCGGTGACGTTGAGGCCGACGTGGTGGGTGGTGAGTGTGCCGATCGCGGACATGGCGGTTCCCCCTCTGGTGTGGCCGGCCCCTCTCGGGCTAACCTCTTAACTCGACTTTAGAGGTTAGAAACGAGGCGCGTCAACCGCTCACGTACTCTTGAGGGGTTAGTTCACCGAGGAGGGCTCCCGCCATGACCGCCACCGACCCCCGGCCGCTCACCGGCGAGCCCGTCTCCCTGGACCTCCTCAACACCCGCTGGAACGAGGAGGGCGTCCGCCAGGACCTGCTCACCGGGGTCGAGGGACTCGCCGTCTGGCTCGCCGCCAACGGCCTGGCGGATCGGTTCACCGCCGACGCCGCCACCCTGCGGCACACCCTCACCGCCCGGGACGCGCTCGCCGCGCTCGTCGACAACCCCGGCGACCCCGCCGCCACCGCCCGCGTCGACGCCGTCCTCGGTCACGGCCGCATCCGGGCCACCCTGACCGCCGAAGGCCCCGGCGAGCGGCCCGAGTTCGCGGACGCGGCCTGGGGTCCCGGCTGGACCGCCGCCCGCGACTACCTCGATCTGCTGCGCGGCGCCCCCGACCGCATCCGGGCCTGCGCCCACGAGGCGTGCATCCTGCACTTCTTCGACACCTCGCGGAACGGCACCCGCCGCTGGTGCTCGATGGCGATCTGCGGCAATCGGGCCAAGGCCTCCCGCCACTACGCCCGGACCAAGGAGAGCTGAGCCGAGAGGGGGGAACGGACGCCCGGTTGCGACCGGTTCGTCCGCGCTGACGCAAGCCGCGCCCTGGCGGGTTTGCGCCGCGACGCAAACCCGGCCCCCGCCAACCCTCCACAAACCCCTGTCACTTGCGAAAGGCTGAGCGGTCATCCGGCACCGATAACCGGACCCTCTCTTTCACAAGCAGGGATGCACATGACCACACCCGAAAACGGGAGCGCCATAGCCGGCCGCTCCGCGCACGGGCCCAGACGTGCGGCGCGCATCGCGGCCGCCGCCGGACTCGTCGCCGCGCTCGTCGCGACCGGCGCCGCCCCCGTGCTCGCCGCCGACGACCCGGCGGTCACTCCCCCGGTCAAGTCCTCCGACCCCGCGGACAAGCTCGGCGCCATCGACGCCCAGCGCCTCACCGAGGCCCAGGTCAGCGGCGAGAAGAACGTCACCGTCCTCGTCGCCACCGTCCCCGGCGCCACCGAGCAGGTCGCCGCCCAGCTGGACGCCGTCGCCGGCGCCTCGGTCGGCAAGCAGCAGGACGCCCTCGGCTACGTCCGCGCCACCCTGCCGACCGCCAAGGCCGAGGCCGCCATCCGGGCCGCCACGAAGCTCTCCTCCGTCCAGTCGGTCGACCTCCAGGCCGAGATCCCGCTGGACGACCCGACGCCGGACGCGGGCGCCGCGACGGGTGCCGTCACCGGCACCACCGTCACGCGGACGTACCCGGCCCCGGGCCGCGACACCCCGGCGAAGAACCCGTACAACCCGTCCCACGAGACGGGCGCGGTCGACTTCGTCAAGGAGCACCCCAAGGCCGACGGCCGCGGTGTGACCATCGGCATCCTGGACTCCGGTGTCGACCTCGGTCACCCGGCGCTGCAGAAGACCACCACCGGCGAGCGCAAGATCGTCGACTGGGTCACCGCCACCGACCCGCTGACCGAGGGCGACGCCACCTGGCGCGCGCAGATCACCCCGGTCACCGGCCCGGTCTTCACCGCCGCCGCGCAGAGCTGGACGGCCCCGGCGGGCTCGTACCAGTTCAGCCGCTTCTCCGAGGCGGTCACCGCGGGCGGCGACCCGAAGGGCGACATCAACCGGGACGGCGACACCACCGACGTCTTCGGCATGCTGTACGACCCCGCCGCCGGCACCGTCCGCGTGGACACCGACCAGAACAACGACTTCACGGACAACGCGCCGATGAAGCCGTACAAGGACGGGAACCAGGTCGGCTACTTCGGTACCGACAACCCGGCCACCGAGGTCGCCGAGCGCACCCCGTTCGTCGTGGAGATCCGCAAGGACGTCGCCATGGACCCGCTGGGCGGGACCTGGGTCGGCCAGAAGCGCGACTTCGTCAACATCGGTCTCGTCGAGTCCTCCCACGGCACCCACGTCGCCGGCATCACCGCCGCCAACAGCCTCTTCGGCGGCCGGATGAACGGCGCCGCGCCCGGCGCGAAGATCGTCTCCTCGCGCGCGTGCACCTGGAGCGGCGGCTGCACCAACACCGCCCTCACCGAGGGCATGACGGACCTCGTCGTCAACCGCGGAGTCGACATCGTCAACATGTCGATCGGCGGCCTGCCGCAGCAGAACGACGGCGACAACGTCCGCTCGCGCCTCTACACCCGCCTGATCGACCAGTACGGCGTCCAGCTGGTCATCTCGGCCGGCAACGAGGGCCCCGGCATCAACACCATCGGCGACCCCGGCCTGGCCGACAAGGTCCTCTCGGTCGGCGCGGCCGTCTCCAAGGAGACCTGGGCCGCCAACTACGGTTCGGCCGTCACCAAGAAGTACGCCATGTTCCCCTTCTCCTCGCGCGGCCCGCGTGAGGACGGCGGCTTCACCCCGACGATCACCGCCCCCGGCTCGGCCGTGAACACCATCCCGACCTGGCTGCCGGGCGCCGGCGTCCCCGAGTCGGGCTACACCCTGCCCGCCGGCTACGGCATGCTCAACGGCACCTCGATGTCCTCGCCGCAGGCGGCGGGCGCGAGCGCGCTGCTGATCTCGGCCGCCAAGCAGCGGGGCATCAAGCTCTCCCCGCTCACCCTGCGCACCGCGCTGACGTCCACCGCGCAGCGCATCCCCGGTGTCGCGGCGCACGAGCAGGGCTCGGGCCTCATGGACATCGAGGAGGCCTGGGAGTCGATCAAGGACGGCGCCACGGCGCACGACTACAAGGTCGAGGCCCCGGTCGACACCGTGATCTTCCCGGCCCCGCACACCGGCACCGGTGTGTACGACCGCGAGGGCGGCCTCAAGGTCGGCGAGAAGCGCGTCTACGACGTCACCCTCACCCGCACGAGCGGCCCGAACCGGCCGATCGAGCACGAGCTGGACCTCAAGTACAACGACGGCACCTTCCGCATCCTCGGCGACGACGAGATCGACCTGCCGCTGAACAAGCCGGTCACCGTCAAGCTCCAGGCCCGCGCCGCCACCGCCGGTGCGCACAGCGTCATCCTGGAGGCCGACGACGAGCGCACCGAGGGCGTCGACAAGCAGATCCTCGCCACCTCGATCGTCGCGAACGACCTGACCGCCCCGGGCTACGGCTACACCGCCAGGGGCTCGGTGCAGCGCAACAGCAGCACGTCCTACTTCGTCACCGTGCCCGAGGGCGCCAAGACGCTGGAGGTCGCGCTCGGCGGTCTGAAGGAGAAGAGCCAGACCCGGTTCATCTCCGTCCACCCGTACGGCGTCGCCGTCGAGGACAGCGCGACCACCATGTGCTACCCGCACTACAACCCGGCGAACACCTGCCGTCCGGACCTGCGCTCGTACGCCGACCCGACGCCCGGCGTCTGGGAGGTCGAGGTCGAGGCCCGCCGCACGTCGCCGGACCTGGACAACCCGTACACCCTGGGCGTCTCCGTCCTCGGCGCCGACTTCGACCCGGCCGTCCAGACGGTCCCGGAGGCGAAGATCGGCACCCCGGCCGCCGTCCAATGGCAGGTCACCAACCGCTTCGCGGCCATCCAGGGCACGCTGAAGGGCGGCTCGCTCGGCTCGCAGAAGTCCGAGACGCCGACCATCCAGCACCACGAGACGCAGACCCGGACCGTCACCATCGGCGAGGGCGTCGAGCGGCTCGACATCGCCATCGGCAACACCTCCGACAAGGCCGCCGACCTCGACCTCACGGTCACACTCGACGGCAAGCAGGTCGGCCAGTCGGCGGACGGCGACTCGGAGGAGTCCGTCTCCCTGGAGAAGCCGGCCCCGGGCACGTACACCGTCGTCATCGACGGCTACTCGGTCCAGGCCGCGGGCGGCACCACGTACGACTACAAGGACGTGTACTACTCGTCCGCGCTCGGCACCGTGAAGGTCGACGGCACGAAGCCGGTCGACCTGGCGAACGGCGCTTCCGCGACCGTGGCCGCCGAGGTGCTGGTCGCCGGCGCCGCTCCCGAGGGACGCCAGTTCTTCGGCGAGGTGCGGCTGGTCAACGGCCGCGGCACCGTCGCGGGCACCGGCAGCGTCCTGATCGGCGCCGTCACCCCGTAACACGCGTCACAGCGGGTGAGTGAGGGGCGGGTCCCGGAACCGGGGCCCGCCCCTTCCGTGTCCCCCTACCCGTCCCGTCCCTTGGACAATGGATTGGACAAGGCGGCCCGGGACACACGCATCATGGACCGGCAGCACCCTGCACACACGTACGGAGGAGTCCCCGTGAAGGTCGGAATCGTCGGAGCCACCGGTCAGGTCGGCACAGTCATGCGGAAGATCCTGACCGAGCGCGCGTTCCCGGTCGACGAGCTGCGGCTCTTCGCCTCCGCCCGTTCCGCCGGGACCGTCGTGGACGGCGTCACGGTCGAGGACGCCTCCACCGCCGACTACACCGGTCTCGACATCGTCCTGTTCTCCGCGGGCGGCGCCACCTCCAAGGCCCTCGCCGAGAAGGTCGCCTCCCAGGGCGCCGTCGTGATCGACAACTCCTCCGCCTGGCGCCGCGACCCCGAGGTCCCGCTGGTGGTCTCCGAGGTCAACCCGCACGCGATCAAGGACCGCCCCAAGGGCATCATCGCCAACCCGAACTGCACCACGATGGCCGCCATGCCGGTCCTCAAGCCGCTCCACCAGGAGGCCGGCCTCACCGCGCTGATCGCCACCACCTACCAGGCCGTCTCCGGCTCGGGCGTGGCCGGTGTCGCCGAGCTGCGCGGCCAGGCCTGCGCCGTGGCCGAGACCGCCGACCAGCTGGCCTTCGACGGCGAGGCCGTCGAGTTCCCCGAGCCCGCCGTCTACAAGCGCCCGATCGCGTTCAACGTGGTCCCGCTGGCCGGCTCGATCGTCGACGACGGCTCCTTCGAGACCGACGAGGAGCAGAAGCTCCGCAACGAGTCCCGCAAGATCCTGGAGATCCCCGACCTGAAGGTCTCCGGCACCTGTGTGCGCGTCCCGGTCTTCTCCGGCCACTCCCTCCAGGTGAACGTCCGCTTCGACCGCCCGATCAGCGTCGAGCGCGCCTACGAGCTGCTGAAGGACGCCGAGGGCGTCGAGCTCTCCGAGATCCCCACCCCGCTCCAGGCGGCCGGCAAGGACGTCTCGTACGTCGGCCGGATCCGGGTGGACGAGACCGTCGAGAACGGTCTGGCGCTCTTCCTCTCCAACGACAACCTGCGCAAGGGCGCGGCGCTGAACGCCGTGCAGATCGCGGAGCTGGTCGCGGCCGAGCTCAAGGGCGCCTGACGCCCGCAAGCGTACGAGGGCGGCCATCCGGGGACGGATGGCCGCCCTCGCGCGTTCGCCCTGGGAAATGTTCCGTGCGCTGCCGACACACCCCGTGGAAGGATGGGCCAAACATCACAAAACCGAGGAGTTGACCGGGTGCCTGGCACGAACCTGACCCGTGAAGAGGCCCAGCAGCGGGCGGCGCTGCTGACCGTGGACGCGTACGAGGTCGAACTCGACCTCTCCGGTGCGCAGGAGGGCGGCACCTACCGGTCCGTCACCACCGTCCGCTTCGATTCCGCCGAGGCCGGTGCCTCGACCTTCATCGACCTCGTCGCGCCCGCCGTCCACGAGGTCGTGCTGAACGGCCACGCGCTGGACGTCGCCGCCGTCTTCCGCGACTCGCGGATCGCGCTGGCCCACCTGGTCGCCGGCCGCAACGAGCTCAAGGTCGTCGCGGACTGCGCGTACACCAACACCGGCGAGGGTCTGCACCGCTTCGTCGACCCGGTCGACGACCAGGCCTATCTGTACACGCAGTTCGAGGTGCCGGACGCCCGTCGCGTCTTCGCCTCGTTCGAGCAGCCCGACCTCAAGGCGACCTTCCAGTTCACCGTGAAGGCGCCGAGCGGCTGGTCGGTCATCTCGAACTCGCCGACGCCGAAGCCCGAGGGCGACGTCTGGGTCTTCGAGCCGACCCCGCGGATCTCCACCTACATCACGGCGCTCATCGTCGGCCCGTACCACTCGGTGCACTCGACGTACGAGGGCAAGGACGGCCAGAGCGTCCCGCTCGGCATCTACTGCCGGCCGTCGCTCGCCGAGTTCCTCGACGCCGACCACATCTTCGACGTCACGCGCCAGGGCTTCGACTGGTTCCAGGAGAAGTTCGCGTACGACTACCCGTTCGCCAAGTACGACCAGCTCTTCGTGCCGGAGTTCAACGCGGGCGCGATGGAGAACGCGGGCGCGGTCACCATCCGCGACCAGTACGTCTTCCGCTCGAAGGTCACGGACGCGGCGTACGAGCGGCGCGCCGAGACGATCCTGCACGAGCTCGCCCACATGTGGTTCGGCGACCTCGTCACCATGGAGTGGTGGAACGACCTCTGGCTGAACGAGTCGTTCGCCACCTACACCTCCGTCGCCTGCCAGGCCTCGGTGCCCGGCACCCGCTGGCCGAACGCCTGGACCACCTTCGCCAACGCGGAGAAGACCTGGGCCTACCGCCAGGACCAGCTGCCGTCTACCCACCCGATCATGGCCGAGATCAACGACCTGGAGGACGTGCTCGTCAACTTCGACGGGATCACGTACGCCAAGGGCGCCTCGGTCCTCAAGCAGCTCGTCGCCTACGTCGGCCAGGACGAGTTCTTCAAGGGCGTGCAGGCCTACTTCCAGGCGCACGCCTTCGGCAACACCCGCCTGTCCGACCTCCTCGGCGCGCTGGAGGAGACCTCCGGACGCGACCTGAAGACCTGGTCGAAGGCGTGGCTCGAGACCGCCGGCATCAACATCCTCCGCCCGGAGATCGAGACCGACGAGAACGGCTCGATCACCTCCTTCGCCGTCAAGCAGGAGGCCCCGGCGCTGCCCGCCGGCGCCAAGGGCGAGGCCGTGCTGCGCCCGCACCGGATCGCGATCGGCTTCTACGACCTCGACGCGGCCGGCAAGCTGGTCCGCACCGAGCGCCTCGAACTCGACATCGAGGCCGCCGGTCTCACCGCCGTACCGCAGCTCGTGGGCAAGGCCCGCCCGGCGGTCGTCCTGCTCAACGACGACGACCTGTCGTACGCCAAGGTCCGCCTCGACGAGGTGTCCCTGAAGAACGTCACCGCGCACCTCGGCGACTTCGCCGAGTCCCTGCCGCGCGCCCTGTGCTGGGCCTCCGCCTGGGACATGACCCGCGACGGCGAGCTGGCCACCCGTGACTACCTGGAGCTCGTGCTCTCCGGAGTCGCCAAGGAGTCCGACATCGGCGTGGTCCAGTCGCTCCAGGGCCAGGTCAAGGCGGCCCTCGACCTGTACGCGGCGCCGGAGTGGCGCGAGGCCGGTCTGGCCCGCTGGACCGAGGCCACCCTCGCCCACCTCCAGGCGGCCGCGCCCGCGAGCGACCACCAGCTGGCGTGGGCGCGCGCCTTCGCGGCGACCGCCCGCACCCCGCAGCAGCTGGACCTGCTCGCCGCCCTCCTGGAGGGCCGCGAGACCATCGAGGGCCTGGCGGTCGACACCGAGCTGCGCTGGGCGTTCGTCCAGCGGCTCGCGGCCACCGGCGTCTACGACGAGACCGAGATCGCCGGCGAGCTGGACCGCGACCGCACGGCGGCGGGCGAGCGGCACGCGGCCACCGCGCGCGCGGCCCGTCCGACGGAGGCGGCGAAGGCGGAGGCCTGGGCGTCGGTCGTCGAGGACGACAAGCTGGCGAACGCCGTGCAGGAGGCGGTCATCGGCGGCTTCGTCCAGTCCGACCAGCGTGAGCTGCTCGCCCCGTACGCGGCGAAGTACTTCGCGTCGATCAAGGGCGTCTCGGAGACCCGCAGCCACGAGATGATCCAGCAGATCGTGGTCGGCCTCTACCCGACGCTCCAGGTCTCGCAGCAGACCCTGGACGCGACGGACGCGTGGATCGCCGAGCACGACCCGGCGCCGGCGCTGCGGCGTCTGGTGACGGAGTGCCGCGCGGGCGTCGAGCGCGCCCTGCGGGCGCAGGCGGCGGACGCGGCCGCGGCGACCGTCTGACGGCTCCCGTGAGATGAGGAAGGGCCCCCGGACCGCTGACGGTCCGGGGGCCCTTTCACGCACGGGACGGCGGGGTCAGCCCAGGGAGTCGATCCACTGCCAGCCGCCGGTGCCGACGGTCACGGCCGGGCCGAAGCCGGTGGGCGTGCCCGGCAGGAACTCCAGGTTCTCGGCGGTCCCCTCGCTACGGGTCGACCACAGGTCGGGGACCTTGTCGCCGTTCACGTCGCCGGCCGACAGCAGGAGGCGGCGGTCGGCGACGGCCGCCGTGGCGCCGCCGAGGGTGGCCGGGTCGGTGCCGAGGTGCTGGGTTCCCCGGCTCGGGTACTGCTTGACCGCGCCGGTCGCGCGGTCCCTGGCCCACACGTCGGCCTTCTTGTCGCCGTCGACGTCGCCGGGCGTCAGCACGTCGTACCCGGCCCACTCCGCGTCGCCGATCTGGAGAGCCGCCCTGGGGGCGAAGGTGGGCTGTCCCGCCTTCGGTTCGCCGCCGCGGTGCAGCCACAGGCCGGTGCCGCTGCGGACGAGGACGTCGGGCAGCCCGTCGCCGTCCACGTCGCCCGCCGCGAGGGGGGTGAGGCCGCTCCAGCCGGTGGGCCGGCCACCCATGGCGAGGCGCGGGCCGAGCTCGCCGCCGCCGGTGCCGGGGTAGACCCACAGGTCGTTGCCGATGCGGGCGAGCACGTCCGGATGGCCGTCGCCGGTCCAGTCGCCGCGGTGGCTGACGACGGCGCCGGACCAGCCTCCGGTGCCGATCAGGCGCGGGGTGCCGAGGCCGCCGTCGCCCGTGCCCGGGTACAGCCGCAGGTTGCCGTCG is from Streptomyces venezuelae ATCC 10712 and encodes:
- a CDS encoding NUDIX hydrolase translates to MKQELRVAAYAVCVRDGQLLLARWVASDGTKRWTLPGGGMDHGEEPVRTVVREVEEETGYVAEPTALLGIDSIRRSWLRRLAAPGDFQGLRIIYEVQVTGGELRNETGGSTDLAAWHPLADVPGLTRVGLVDIGLDLWRERPPVGRSRLADPANS
- a CDS encoding HPP family protein, with product MTITPAPDATLPTIPAPAPVPAARRPGPPPRPRPRVLLLSTAGSVAALLLLVAVGTVLDQPLLIPPLAASMALVAGAPDLPLSQPRSVVGGQLLSALTGFAVLTVASPGLWAAAVAGGLALGVMMLARTPHSPAAATAVIVALQSPPFWSFLGLLALACLLLVAVGLGSARATGRTYPVYWF
- a CDS encoding pyridoxamine 5'-phosphate oxidase family protein, with translation MRGAQTPGPVETPAYHQGSRTVQARVGVADLAAHVGRSITPGIRPVAAAFLEAQPMLMVGAADRAGRVWSSLLTGTPGFARATGPHTVSVAGGIPAHDPLAGVITPEGTPVGTLALDPRTRRRMRLNGTVRPSARGFTIEAEQVFSNCPKYLQKREWYGSEAGRSESGAVRYGEVLSPDQVRRVRAADTFFVATVAPDGVDTSHRGGNPGFVRVDAPRELSWRDYPGNAMFLTLGNLEADGRAGLLFLDWETGTTLQLSGLAHTEYGPEGRVVRFRVERTAETPSGSPLRWSPPEYSPANPPTP
- a CDS encoding VOC family protein; translation: MSAIGTLTTHHVGLNVTDLDRSLAFYGDVLGFETLGKGAEGESRFAFLGQDDRLVLTLWEQAGEAYAPARAGLHHLAFEAASLDHVRAAEAALTARGATFAYEGVVAHREGAASGGIFFHDPDGTRLEISVPQGAQDAEAPNATAPTCGFF
- a CDS encoding CGNR zinc finger domain-containing protein, with translation MTATDPRPLTGEPVSLDLLNTRWNEEGVRQDLLTGVEGLAVWLAANGLADRFTADAATLRHTLTARDALAALVDNPGDPAATARVDAVLGHGRIRATLTAEGPGERPEFADAAWGPGWTAARDYLDLLRGAPDRIRACAHEACILHFFDTSRNGTRRWCSMAICGNRAKASRHYARTKES
- a CDS encoding S8 family serine peptidase — protein: MTTPENGSAIAGRSAHGPRRAARIAAAAGLVAALVATGAAPVLAADDPAVTPPVKSSDPADKLGAIDAQRLTEAQVSGEKNVTVLVATVPGATEQVAAQLDAVAGASVGKQQDALGYVRATLPTAKAEAAIRAATKLSSVQSVDLQAEIPLDDPTPDAGAATGAVTGTTVTRTYPAPGRDTPAKNPYNPSHETGAVDFVKEHPKADGRGVTIGILDSGVDLGHPALQKTTTGERKIVDWVTATDPLTEGDATWRAQITPVTGPVFTAAAQSWTAPAGSYQFSRFSEAVTAGGDPKGDINRDGDTTDVFGMLYDPAAGTVRVDTDQNNDFTDNAPMKPYKDGNQVGYFGTDNPATEVAERTPFVVEIRKDVAMDPLGGTWVGQKRDFVNIGLVESSHGTHVAGITAANSLFGGRMNGAAPGAKIVSSRACTWSGGCTNTALTEGMTDLVVNRGVDIVNMSIGGLPQQNDGDNVRSRLYTRLIDQYGVQLVISAGNEGPGINTIGDPGLADKVLSVGAAVSKETWAANYGSAVTKKYAMFPFSSRGPREDGGFTPTITAPGSAVNTIPTWLPGAGVPESGYTLPAGYGMLNGTSMSSPQAAGASALLISAAKQRGIKLSPLTLRTALTSTAQRIPGVAAHEQGSGLMDIEEAWESIKDGATAHDYKVEAPVDTVIFPAPHTGTGVYDREGGLKVGEKRVYDVTLTRTSGPNRPIEHELDLKYNDGTFRILGDDEIDLPLNKPVTVKLQARAATAGAHSVILEADDERTEGVDKQILATSIVANDLTAPGYGYTARGSVQRNSSTSYFVTVPEGAKTLEVALGGLKEKSQTRFISVHPYGVAVEDSATTMCYPHYNPANTCRPDLRSYADPTPGVWEVEVEARRTSPDLDNPYTLGVSVLGADFDPAVQTVPEAKIGTPAAVQWQVTNRFAAIQGTLKGGSLGSQKSETPTIQHHETQTRTVTIGEGVERLDIAIGNTSDKAADLDLTVTLDGKQVGQSADGDSEESVSLEKPAPGTYTVVIDGYSVQAAGGTTYDYKDVYYSSALGTVKVDGTKPVDLANGASATVAAEVLVAGAAPEGRQFFGEVRLVNGRGTVAGTGSVLIGAVTP
- a CDS encoding aspartate-semialdehyde dehydrogenase, translating into MKVGIVGATGQVGTVMRKILTERAFPVDELRLFASARSAGTVVDGVTVEDASTADYTGLDIVLFSAGGATSKALAEKVASQGAVVIDNSSAWRRDPEVPLVVSEVNPHAIKDRPKGIIANPNCTTMAAMPVLKPLHQEAGLTALIATTYQAVSGSGVAGVAELRGQACAVAETADQLAFDGEAVEFPEPAVYKRPIAFNVVPLAGSIVDDGSFETDEEQKLRNESRKILEIPDLKVSGTCVRVPVFSGHSLQVNVRFDRPISVERAYELLKDAEGVELSEIPTPLQAAGKDVSYVGRIRVDETVENGLALFLSNDNLRKGAALNAVQIAELVAAELKGA
- the pepN gene encoding aminopeptidase N, with protein sequence MPGTNLTREEAQQRAALLTVDAYEVELDLSGAQEGGTYRSVTTVRFDSAEAGASTFIDLVAPAVHEVVLNGHALDVAAVFRDSRIALAHLVAGRNELKVVADCAYTNTGEGLHRFVDPVDDQAYLYTQFEVPDARRVFASFEQPDLKATFQFTVKAPSGWSVISNSPTPKPEGDVWVFEPTPRISTYITALIVGPYHSVHSTYEGKDGQSVPLGIYCRPSLAEFLDADHIFDVTRQGFDWFQEKFAYDYPFAKYDQLFVPEFNAGAMENAGAVTIRDQYVFRSKVTDAAYERRAETILHELAHMWFGDLVTMEWWNDLWLNESFATYTSVACQASVPGTRWPNAWTTFANAEKTWAYRQDQLPSTHPIMAEINDLEDVLVNFDGITYAKGASVLKQLVAYVGQDEFFKGVQAYFQAHAFGNTRLSDLLGALEETSGRDLKTWSKAWLETAGINILRPEIETDENGSITSFAVKQEAPALPAGAKGEAVLRPHRIAIGFYDLDAAGKLVRTERLELDIEAAGLTAVPQLVGKARPAVVLLNDDDLSYAKVRLDEVSLKNVTAHLGDFAESLPRALCWASAWDMTRDGELATRDYLELVLSGVAKESDIGVVQSLQGQVKAALDLYAAPEWREAGLARWTEATLAHLQAAAPASDHQLAWARAFAATARTPQQLDLLAALLEGRETIEGLAVDTELRWAFVQRLAATGVYDETEIAGELDRDRTAAGERHAATARAARPTEAAKAEAWASVVEDDKLANAVQEAVIGGFVQSDQRELLAPYAAKYFASIKGVSETRSHEMIQQIVVGLYPTLQVSQQTLDATDAWIAEHDPAPALRRLVTECRAGVERALRAQAADAAAATV